One segment of Streptomyces roseifaciens DNA contains the following:
- a CDS encoding MFS transporter, with protein MSDTRITSPTEAAVAAPVPHPAPHSAAHPVLTPLGLFTVLVGAALPMVDFFIVNVALPAIDHDLHAGPALLEMVVGGYGVAYAVLLVLGGRLGDTVGRRRLFLWGTAAFGVTSVACGLAPGAWELVIARIAQGAASALMLPQVLATIQATTSGEARARALSFYSGTSGVAASVGQVLGGVLVAADVAGMGWRSIFLVNAPVAAVALLLAGRAVPETRSARPTRVDGLGTALLSLSLVSLLVPLTEGRATGWPVWSWVLLAVFPFAAVAFAVTERRLERSGGEGRTPLVPPSLLRVRSVRTGLAVLVPFSLGWGGFMFVLAVVLQEGLRLGPLAAGLSLVPMCVTFFAASLACPRLFSRYGRRAVTAGALVQGVGLLGVAAAFYWGWDGAGLWGPCVALAVQGLGQGLLLPLTLRTVLSEVPVAQAGVGGGVMVTTQQSFMALGVATLGSLFLSLSDAVGMRDALAVTLGVQLVTVVATVLLTLRLPRTNE; from the coding sequence GTGAGCGATACCCGGATAACCTCCCCCACCGAAGCGGCCGTTGCCGCCCCCGTCCCGCATCCCGCCCCGCATTCCGCCGCGCATCCCGTCCTGACCCCCTTGGGCCTGTTCACCGTGCTGGTCGGCGCGGCGCTGCCCATGGTCGACTTCTTCATCGTCAACGTCGCCCTGCCGGCCATCGACCACGACCTGCACGCGGGCCCGGCGCTCCTGGAGATGGTGGTCGGCGGCTACGGGGTCGCGTACGCCGTGCTGCTGGTGCTCGGCGGGCGGTTGGGCGACACGGTGGGGCGGCGCCGGCTGTTCCTGTGGGGCACGGCCGCGTTCGGGGTGACGTCGGTGGCGTGCGGGCTGGCGCCGGGCGCCTGGGAGCTGGTGATCGCGCGGATCGCGCAGGGCGCGGCGTCCGCGCTGATGCTGCCGCAGGTGCTGGCGACGATCCAGGCCACGACGAGCGGGGAGGCCCGGGCCAGGGCGCTCAGCTTCTACAGCGGTACGTCCGGGGTCGCCGCCTCGGTCGGCCAGGTGCTGGGCGGGGTGCTGGTCGCGGCGGACGTCGCGGGCATGGGCTGGCGGTCGATCTTCCTGGTGAACGCGCCGGTCGCGGCGGTGGCGCTGCTGCTGGCGGGCCGCGCGGTGCCCGAGACCCGCTCGGCGCGCCCGACGCGGGTGGACGGCCTGGGTACGGCGCTGCTGTCGCTGTCGCTCGTCTCCCTGCTGGTGCCGCTGACGGAGGGCCGGGCGACGGGCTGGCCGGTGTGGTCGTGGGTGCTGCTGGCGGTCTTCCCGTTCGCGGCGGTGGCGTTCGCCGTCACGGAGCGGCGCCTGGAGCGGTCCGGCGGGGAGGGGCGGACGCCGCTGGTGCCGCCGTCGCTGCTGCGGGTGCGGTCGGTGCGTACGGGGCTGGCGGTGCTGGTGCCGTTCTCGCTCGGCTGGGGCGGCTTCATGTTCGTCCTGGCGGTGGTGCTGCAGGAGGGGCTGCGGCTGGGGCCGCTGGCGGCGGGGCTGTCGCTGGTGCCGATGTGCGTGACGTTCTTCGCGGCCTCGCTTGCCTGCCCCCGGCTGTTCAGCCGGTACGGGCGGCGGGCCGTGACGGCCGGGGCGCTGGTCCAGGGGGTGGGGCTGCTCGGGGTGGCGGCGGCCTTCTACTGGGGCTGGGACGGGGCGGGGCTGTGGGGCCCGTGCGTGGCGCTGGCCGTCCAGGGTCTGGGGCAGGGGCTGCTGCTGCCGCTGACGCTGCGGACGGTGCTGAGCGAGGTGCCGGTGGCGCAGGCGGGTGTGGGCGGCGGGGTCATGGTCACCACGCAGCAGTCGTTCATGGCGCTGGGCGTGGCCACGCTCGGGTCGCTGTTCCTGTCGCTGTCGGATGCGGTGGGGATGCGGGATGCCCTCGCGGTGACGCTGGGGGTGCAGCTGGTGACGGTGGTGGCGACCGTGCTGCTGACGCTGCGGCTGCCGCGCACGAATGAATGA
- a CDS encoding helix-turn-helix transcriptional regulator codes for MTTMLQEPRTVAASASAPLLTADDVRRGELAAFLRSRRERVSPEQAGLPRGPRRRTPGLRREEVAHLAAVGVTWYTWLEQARDIKVSPQVLDAVARALQLDRSERSHLFALANAVDPLPETDCPGVSADLRMMLDRLEPFPACIQNSRYDILAYNRTYSALMCDLDKLPPEERNCMWLAFTNAEVRATFLDREETIRAMAAKFRAAMAEHLTDPAWKHLLAKLLRASPEFRMLWARHEVAPVTAYRVRTLWHARTGELRLNHTSLWTGPHPGGRLVTFTPADTTTHERLIALTSGGTP; via the coding sequence ATGACCACGATGCTGCAGGAACCCCGGACCGTCGCCGCGTCCGCGTCCGCGCCCCTGCTCACCGCCGACGACGTACGCCGCGGGGAACTCGCCGCGTTCCTGCGCAGCCGCCGCGAGCGCGTCTCCCCCGAACAGGCCGGGCTGCCGCGCGGGCCCCGGCGGCGCACGCCCGGGCTGCGCCGGGAGGAGGTCGCCCACCTCGCCGCCGTCGGCGTCACCTGGTACACGTGGCTGGAACAGGCCCGCGACATCAAGGTCTCGCCGCAGGTCCTCGACGCCGTCGCCCGCGCCCTCCAGCTCGACCGCAGCGAGCGCAGTCACCTCTTCGCCCTCGCCAACGCGGTCGACCCGCTGCCGGAGACCGACTGCCCCGGGGTCTCCGCGGACCTGCGGATGATGCTGGACCGGCTGGAGCCGTTCCCCGCCTGCATCCAGAACTCGCGCTACGACATCCTCGCCTACAACCGCACCTACAGCGCGCTCATGTGCGACCTCGACAAGCTGCCGCCCGAGGAGCGCAACTGCATGTGGCTCGCCTTCACCAACGCCGAGGTGCGGGCCACGTTCCTCGACCGGGAGGAGACGATCCGGGCCATGGCCGCGAAGTTCCGCGCGGCCATGGCCGAGCACCTCACCGATCCGGCGTGGAAGCACCTGCTGGCGAAGCTGCTGCGGGCGTCACCGGAGTTCCGGATGCTGTGGGCCCGGCACGAGGTCGCCCCCGTCACGGCCTACCGCGTACGCACCCTGTGGCACGCCCGCACGGGCGAACTCCGCCTGAACCACACCAGCCTCTGGACCGGCCCCCACCCGGGCGGCCGCCTGGTGACGTTCACCCCCGCGGACACCACGACCCACGAACGCCTGATCGCACTCACGAGCGGCGGTACGCCCTGA
- a CDS encoding MarR family winged helix-turn-helix transcriptional regulator yields the protein MTAHDTHDEAAQRAWGQLREIVLGGNERRKEVVEALGMSFFRVKALRRIARGPLTLRELAEQLLTDRPYATLVVDDLAGRGLVERTANPADRRSKIVSATPAGREAAARAEAILGTPPPALLALPPEDLAALDRITARLTGTPDRNAPE from the coding sequence ATGACCGCGCACGACACACACGACGAGGCCGCGCAGCGTGCCTGGGGGCAGCTGCGGGAGATCGTCCTCGGCGGCAACGAGCGCCGCAAGGAGGTCGTCGAAGCGCTCGGCATGAGCTTCTTCCGCGTCAAGGCCCTGCGGCGGATCGCCCGCGGCCCGCTCACGCTCCGCGAACTGGCCGAACAGCTGCTCACCGACCGGCCCTACGCCACGCTGGTCGTGGACGACCTCGCCGGGCGCGGCCTGGTGGAACGCACCGCGAACCCGGCCGACCGCCGCTCGAAGATCGTCTCGGCCACGCCGGCGGGCCGCGAGGCGGCGGCCCGGGCAGAAGCCATCCTCGGCACCCCGCCCCCGGCCCTCCTGGCCCTCCCCCCGGAAGACCTCGCGGCCCTGGACCGCATCACGGCCCGCCTGACGGGAACACCGGACCGGAACGCTCCGGAGTAG
- a CDS encoding MFS transporter: MPELSRRRRLLILAICCTSLLMVSLDNTILNVALPSMQRELDASVSGLQWTIDAYTLVLASLLMLAGSTADRLGRRRVFQAGLVLFTAGSVLCSLAPGLGWLIVFRMVQAVGGSMLNPVAMSIITNTFTDPRERARAIGVWGGVVGISMAAGPIIGGALVETTGWRAIFWINLPVGLAALAMTARYVPESRAATARRADPVGQLLVIALLGSLTYGIIEGAAAGWGSPLILGCFAVAAASLAALVPYERRRAEPLIEPRLFRSAPFSGATVTAVSAFAALGGFLFLNTLHLQNERGLSALDAGLYMLPMAVMCLVFAPLSGRLVGARGPRLPLLLAGVAMTASGLLFAAFDAGSSDALLFTAYVLFGIGFGLVNAPITNTAVSGLPRARAGVAAAVASTSRQVGSSLGVAVIGAAVAAGLQGTGWWIVSGCGAAVLLVGTITTGRWAARTAERAAARPDPHAERSRIPVTTP, encoded by the coding sequence TTGCCCGAGCTCTCCCGGCGCCGCCGGCTGCTGATCCTCGCCATCTGCTGCACGAGCCTGCTGATGGTGAGCCTCGACAACACGATCCTCAACGTGGCGCTGCCCTCCATGCAGCGGGAGCTCGACGCCTCCGTCTCCGGGCTGCAGTGGACGATCGACGCCTACACCCTCGTCCTCGCCTCGCTGCTGATGCTCGCCGGCTCGACCGCCGACCGGCTGGGCCGCAGACGCGTCTTCCAGGCCGGGCTGGTGCTCTTCACCGCCGGCTCCGTGCTGTGCAGCCTGGCGCCGGGGCTCGGCTGGCTGATCGTCTTCCGCATGGTGCAGGCCGTGGGCGGCTCCATGCTCAACCCCGTCGCCATGTCGATCATCACCAACACGTTCACCGACCCCCGGGAGCGGGCCCGCGCCATAGGCGTGTGGGGCGGCGTCGTCGGCATCAGCATGGCCGCCGGGCCGATCATCGGCGGCGCGCTCGTCGAGACGACCGGCTGGCGGGCCATCTTCTGGATCAACCTGCCGGTCGGGCTGGCCGCGCTCGCCATGACCGCGCGGTACGTGCCCGAGTCCCGCGCCGCCACCGCCCGCCGGGCCGACCCCGTCGGCCAGCTGCTGGTGATCGCGCTGCTCGGCTCGCTCACGTACGGGATCATCGAGGGCGCCGCCGCCGGGTGGGGCTCGCCCCTCATCCTCGGCTGCTTCGCCGTCGCCGCCGCCTCCCTGGCCGCGCTCGTCCCCTACGAGCGGCGCCGCGCGGAACCCCTGATCGAGCCGCGGCTCTTCCGCAGCGCGCCCTTCAGCGGGGCCACCGTCACCGCGGTGTCCGCCTTCGCCGCGCTCGGCGGCTTCCTCTTCCTCAACACCCTGCACCTGCAGAACGAGCGCGGCCTCTCCGCCCTCGACGCCGGCCTCTACATGCTGCCCATGGCCGTCATGTGCCTGGTCTTCGCGCCGCTGTCCGGCCGGCTCGTCGGGGCCCGCGGGCCGCGGCTGCCGCTGCTGCTCGCCGGGGTGGCCATGACGGCGAGCGGCCTGCTCTTCGCCGCCTTCGACGCGGGCTCCTCCGACGCCCTGCTGTTCACCGCCTACGTCCTCTTCGGCATCGGCTTCGGCCTGGTGAACGCGCCCATCACCAACACCGCCGTCTCCGGCCTGCCGCGCGCCCGGGCCGGGGTCGCCGCCGCCGTCGCCTCCACCAGCCGGCAGGTCGGCAGCTCGCTGGGCGTCGCCGTGATCGGCGCGGCCGTCGCCGCGGGGCTGCAGGGAACCGGCTGGTGGATCGTCTCCGGCTGCGGTGCGGCCGTCCTCCTGGTCGGTACGATCACCACCGGCCGCTGGGCCGCCCGGACCGCCGAGCGGGCCGCGGCCCGCCCCGACCCCCACGCCGAGCGGAGCAGGATCCCGGTGACGACACCATGA
- the dusB gene encoding tRNA dihydrouridine synthase DusB, whose protein sequence is MTNDAATPLQIGPHTVWPPVVLAPMAGITNAPFRTLCREFSGGKGLFVSEMITTRALVERDAKTMRLIHFDGTEKPRSIQLYGVDPVTVGKAVRMIVDEDLADHIDLNFGCPVPKVTRKGGGSALPYKRNLLRSILREAVGNAGSLPVTIKMRKGIDDDHITFLDAGRIAVEEGVTAVALHGRTAAQHYGGTADWEAIARLKEAVPEIPVLGNGDIWSADDAVRMMRETGCDGVVVGRGCLGRPWLFGDLVTAFEGGDAFTAPTLREVARVMLRHATLLGEWLESEERGVIDFRKHVAWYTKGFSIGSDMRKKLAITSSLDELDAHLSELDLDQSWPVGADGPRGRTSGRNRVVLPDGWLDDPYDCAAVSADAELDTSGG, encoded by the coding sequence ATGACCAATGACGCCGCCACGCCGCTCCAGATCGGCCCGCACACCGTGTGGCCGCCGGTGGTCCTCGCCCCCATGGCGGGCATCACCAATGCGCCCTTCCGCACGCTGTGCCGCGAGTTCTCCGGCGGCAAGGGGCTGTTCGTCAGCGAGATGATCACCACCCGCGCCTTGGTCGAGCGCGACGCCAAGACCATGCGGCTGATCCACTTCGACGGCACCGAGAAGCCCCGCTCGATCCAGCTCTACGGCGTCGACCCGGTCACCGTCGGCAAGGCCGTCCGCATGATCGTGGACGAGGACCTGGCCGACCACATCGACCTCAACTTCGGCTGCCCGGTCCCCAAGGTCACCCGCAAGGGCGGCGGCTCGGCCCTGCCCTACAAGCGCAACCTGCTGCGCTCGATCCTGCGCGAGGCCGTCGGCAACGCCGGCAGCCTCCCGGTGACGATCAAGATGCGCAAGGGCATCGACGACGACCACATCACCTTCCTCGACGCCGGCCGGATCGCCGTCGAGGAGGGCGTCACCGCCGTCGCCCTGCACGGCCGCACGGCCGCCCAGCACTACGGCGGCACCGCCGACTGGGAGGCCATAGCCCGCCTCAAGGAGGCCGTGCCGGAGATCCCCGTGCTCGGGAACGGCGACATCTGGTCGGCGGACGACGCCGTGCGGATGATGCGCGAGACCGGCTGCGACGGCGTCGTCGTCGGCCGCGGCTGCCTGGGACGCCCCTGGCTCTTCGGCGACCTGGTCACGGCCTTCGAGGGCGGCGACGCCTTCACCGCGCCCACCCTGCGCGAGGTGGCCCGCGTGATGCTGCGCCACGCCACGCTCCTCGGCGAGTGGCTGGAGAGCGAGGAGCGCGGCGTCATCGACTTCCGCAAGCACGTGGCCTGGTACACCAAGGGCTTCTCCATCGGCTCGGACATGCGCAAGAAGCTGGCGATCACCTCGTCCCTGGACGAGCTGGACGCTCATCTGAGCGAGCTGGATCTGGACCAGTCCTGGCCGGTCGGCGCCGACGGCCCCCGCGGCCGCACGTCCGGCCGCAACCGCGTGGTGCTCCCGGACGGCTGGCTGGACGATCCGTACGACTGCGCGGCCGTCAGTGCGGACGCCGAACTCGACACATCCGGCGGCTGA
- the ppdK gene encoding pyruvate, phosphate dikinase, translating into MPETTDQQKFVYDFTEGNKDLKDLLGGKGANLAEMTNLGLPVPPGFTITTEACKVYLESGTEPVALRDEVSAHLDALEKQMGKKLGQADDPLLVSVRSGAKFSMPGMMDTVLNIGLSDDSVAGLAAQAGSERFAWDSYRRLIQMFGKTVLGVDGELFEEALDEAKRAKGVTTDVELDAADLQRLVEEFKGIVAKETGRDFPQEPREQMDLAVRAVFDSWNGDRAKLYRRQERIPGDLGTAVNICSMVFGNLGPDSGTGVAFTRDPASGHQGVYGDYLQNAQGEDVVAGIRNTVPLADLERIDKASYDQLMQIMETLETHYKDLCDIEFTIERGKLWMLQTRIGKRTAGAAFRIATQLVDQGLIDEAEALQRVTGGQLAQLMFPRFDDRACGREGSELLGRGIAASPGAAVGKAVFDSYTAVKWSRSGEKVILIRRETNPDDLDGMIASEGILTSRGGKTSHAAVVARGMGKTCVCGAEELEVDTKRRRMTAPGGIVIEEGEVVSIDGSTGKVYLGEVPVVPSPVVEYFEGRMQADAADADELVQAVHRMMSYADGGRRLQVRANADNAEDAARARRFGAQGIGLCRTEHMFLGERREMVERLILADTEAERDEALGALLPLQKADFVELFEAMDGLPVTVRLLDPPLHEFLPDITELSVRVALAEARREPHENELRLLQAVHKLHEQNPMLGLRGVRLGLVIPGLFAMQVRAIAEAAAERATAGGDPRAEIMIPLVGTVQELEIVREEAERVIAEVEQATGTDLGLTLGTMIELPRAALTAGQIAEAAEFFSFGTNDLTQTVWGFSRDDVEASFFTAYLEKGIFGVSPFETIDRDGVGSLVRSAVKAGRATRPDLKLGVCGEHGGDPESVHFFHEVGLDYVSCSPFRIPVARLEAGRAAALGNGGSDSR; encoded by the coding sequence GTGCCGGAAACCACAGATCAGCAGAAGTTCGTCTACGACTTCACCGAGGGCAACAAGGACCTGAAGGACCTGCTCGGCGGGAAGGGCGCCAACCTCGCCGAGATGACCAACCTCGGCCTGCCCGTTCCCCCCGGCTTCACCATCACCACCGAAGCCTGCAAGGTCTACCTCGAGAGCGGCACCGAGCCCGTCGCCCTGCGCGACGAGGTCTCCGCCCACCTCGACGCCCTCGAGAAGCAGATGGGCAAGAAGCTGGGGCAGGCGGACGACCCGCTGCTGGTCTCGGTACGGTCCGGTGCCAAGTTCTCCATGCCCGGCATGATGGACACCGTCCTCAACATCGGGCTCTCCGACGACTCCGTGGCCGGGCTCGCCGCCCAGGCCGGCAGCGAGCGCTTCGCCTGGGACTCCTACCGCCGCCTCATCCAGATGTTCGGCAAGACCGTCCTCGGCGTCGACGGCGAACTCTTCGAGGAGGCCCTCGACGAGGCCAAGCGCGCCAAGGGCGTCACCACCGACGTCGAGCTCGACGCCGCCGACCTGCAGCGCCTGGTCGAGGAGTTCAAGGGCATCGTCGCCAAGGAGACCGGCCGGGACTTCCCGCAGGAGCCGCGCGAGCAGATGGACCTCGCCGTCCGGGCGGTCTTCGACTCGTGGAACGGCGACCGCGCCAAGCTCTACCGCCGCCAGGAGCGCATCCCCGGCGACCTCGGCACCGCCGTCAACATCTGCTCCATGGTCTTCGGCAACCTCGGCCCCGACTCCGGCACCGGCGTCGCCTTCACCCGCGACCCCGCCAGCGGCCACCAGGGCGTCTACGGCGACTACCTGCAGAACGCCCAGGGCGAGGACGTCGTCGCGGGCATCCGCAACACCGTGCCGCTCGCCGACCTCGAGCGCATCGACAAGGCGTCCTACGACCAGCTGATGCAGATCATGGAGACGCTCGAGACGCACTACAAGGACCTGTGCGACATCGAGTTCACCATCGAGCGCGGCAAGCTGTGGATGCTGCAGACCCGCATCGGCAAGCGCACCGCGGGCGCGGCCTTCCGCATCGCCACGCAGCTGGTGGACCAGGGCCTGATCGACGAGGCCGAGGCGCTGCAGCGCGTCACCGGCGGGCAGCTCGCTCAGCTGATGTTCCCGCGCTTCGACGACAGGGCCTGCGGCAGGGAGGGGTCCGAGCTCCTCGGCCGCGGCATCGCCGCTTCGCCCGGCGCCGCCGTCGGCAAGGCCGTCTTCGACTCCTACACCGCAGTGAAGTGGTCGCGCTCGGGCGAGAAGGTCATCCTCATCCGCCGCGAGACCAACCCCGACGACCTCGACGGCATGATCGCCTCCGAGGGCATCCTCACCTCGCGCGGCGGCAAGACCTCGCACGCGGCCGTCGTCGCCCGCGGCATGGGCAAGACCTGTGTCTGCGGCGCCGAGGAGCTGGAGGTCGACACCAAGCGCCGGCGCATGACCGCCCCCGGCGGGATCGTCATCGAAGAGGGCGAGGTCGTCTCCATCGACGGCTCGACCGGCAAGGTCTACCTCGGCGAGGTGCCCGTCGTCCCCTCCCCGGTCGTCGAGTACTTCGAGGGCCGCATGCAGGCCGACGCGGCCGACGCTGACGAGCTCGTCCAGGCCGTGCACCGGATGATGTCCTACGCCGACGGCGGCCGTCGTCTGCAGGTCCGGGCCAACGCCGACAACGCCGAGGACGCCGCCCGCGCCCGCCGCTTCGGCGCCCAGGGCATCGGCCTGTGCCGCACCGAGCACATGTTCCTCGGCGAGCGCCGCGAGATGGTCGAGCGCCTGATCCTCGCCGACACCGAGGCCGAGCGGGACGAGGCCCTCGGGGCCCTGCTGCCGCTGCAGAAGGCCGACTTCGTCGAGCTCTTCGAGGCCATGGACGGGCTGCCCGTCACGGTCCGCCTGCTCGACCCGCCGCTGCACGAGTTCCTCCCCGACATCACCGAGCTGTCGGTACGGGTCGCGCTCGCCGAGGCCCGCCGCGAGCCGCACGAGAACGAGCTGCGCCTGCTCCAGGCCGTGCACAAGCTCCACGAGCAGAACCCGATGCTCGGCCTGCGCGGCGTCCGCCTCGGCCTCGTCATCCCGGGCCTGTTCGCCATGCAGGTGCGGGCCATCGCCGAGGCCGCGGCCGAGCGCGCCACCGCCGGTGGCGACCCGCGCGCCGAGATCATGATCCCGCTGGTGGGCACCGTCCAGGAGCTGGAGATCGTCCGCGAGGAGGCCGAGCGGGTCATCGCCGAGGTCGAGCAGGCCACCGGCACCGACCTGGGTCTCACCCTCGGCACCATGATCGAGCTGCCGAGGGCCGCGCTCACGGCCGGCCAGATCGCCGAGGCCGCCGAGTTCTTCTCCTTCGGCACCAACGACCTGACCCAGACCGTGTGGGGCTTCTCCCGCGACGACGTCGAGGCGAGCTTCTTCACCGCGTACCTGGAGAAGGGCATCTTCGGCGTCAGCCCCTTCGAGACCATCGACAGGGACGGCGTCGGCTCGCTGGTGCGCTCGGCCGTCAAGGCCGGCCGGGCCACCCGCCCCGACCTCAAGCTCGGCGTCTGCGGCGAGCACGGCGGCGACCCCGAGTCGGTGCACTTCTTCCACGAGGTGGGGCTGGACTACGTCTCCTGCTCCCCCTTCCGCATCCCCGTTGCGCGCCTGGAGGCGGGCCGTGCCGCCGCGCTCGGCAACGGGGGCTCCGACAGCCGCTGA
- a CDS encoding ArsR/SmtB family transcription factor has product MLRVHFTGLDLARLRLAGDPDALWETVLSLHRLRDKQGESIFGDWRSETRTRLNGETRLLAPLVPSRGYFPDFLTPPEGVLGLDSGMQALRETPGERVHRELGRLSTARTLPAWIRSMAEGDDRAFAKLTGALQAYHEAAIAPYWQHIQAQIEADRAVRGRALLDGGADALLSSLPPMMRWRAPVLEADYPVDRDVHLNGRGLLLVPSFFCRRTPVTYQDPDLTPVLVYPARHMSESAPAVQTAPRSLGKLVGHTRSAVLGSIGGGCTTSELARRVGVSAASASQHAGVLREAGLVLTLRNGSAVMHTLTPLGAALLRGGHKSPQLARRTPQSSIPERSTPATMLQSPGG; this is encoded by the coding sequence GTGCTGCGCGTCCATTTCACTGGACTCGATCTGGCCCGGTTGCGCCTGGCCGGAGACCCGGACGCACTCTGGGAAACCGTATTGAGCCTCCACCGGCTCCGGGACAAACAAGGCGAGTCGATCTTCGGGGATTGGCGCTCGGAAACCCGGACCCGGTTGAATGGTGAAACTCGGCTTCTCGCCCCGCTGGTGCCTTCCCGCGGGTATTTTCCGGACTTCCTCACACCTCCCGAAGGGGTACTCGGACTCGACTCCGGCATGCAGGCCCTGCGCGAGACGCCGGGGGAGCGGGTGCACCGCGAGCTCGGCCGGCTCTCCACGGCCCGTACGCTCCCCGCTTGGATACGATCCATGGCCGAGGGCGACGACCGCGCCTTCGCCAAGCTCACCGGGGCGCTCCAGGCGTACCACGAGGCTGCGATAGCACCCTACTGGCAGCACATCCAGGCCCAGATCGAGGCCGACCGCGCCGTGCGGGGCCGGGCCCTGCTGGACGGCGGCGCCGACGCCCTGCTCTCCTCGCTGCCGCCCATGATGCGCTGGCGCGCACCCGTCCTGGAGGCCGACTACCCCGTCGACCGCGACGTCCACCTCAACGGCCGGGGCCTGCTGCTCGTTCCCTCCTTCTTCTGCCGGCGCACGCCCGTCACCTACCAGGACCCCGACCTCACCCCGGTCCTCGTCTACCCCGCCCGGCACATGTCGGAGTCCGCGCCCGCCGTGCAGACCGCGCCGCGCTCGCTCGGCAAGCTCGTCGGGCACACCCGCTCGGCGGTGCTCGGCTCCATCGGCGGCGGCTGCACCACGAGCGAACTCGCCCGCCGCGTCGGGGTCTCCGCGGCCTCGGCCAGCCAGCACGCGGGCGTACTCCGCGAGGCCGGCCTCGTCCTGACCCTGCGCAACGGCAGCGCCGTGATGCACACCCTGACGCCCCTGGGCGCGGCCCTCCTGCGCGGCGGCCACAAGTCGCCGCAACTCGCCCGGAGGACGCCTCAGTCGTCGATCCCCGAGCGTTCCACCCCCGCCACGATGCTGCAATCCCCCGGGGGATGA
- a CDS encoding carbohydrate ABC transporter permease — translation MREGVKGSVRRTDDALVRAGRALRLVLLIALAVLFLLPFYLLVRNGLAAEEDITSPEWTFFPSEVHWSNVRELFADPDVPMAHALLNSSLIAVATTLGTLLLASLAGYGLARIPYRHADAVLHAVLGTLLVPAAVTFVPSFVLVSSLGWVSSLRGLIVPTLFSAFACFVFRQYFLGFPRELEDAAQVDGLGPWRTYWLVVVPNSRPVFAAVGTIVFIGAWNSFLWPLVIGQDRDAWTVQVALSTFTTAQAVNLHELFVAAAVSVLPLLLVFLVLQRYIVAGVERSGIDD, via the coding sequence ATGAGGGAAGGCGTGAAGGGAAGCGTGAGGCGGACGGACGACGCCCTCGTACGGGCCGGGCGGGCGCTGCGGCTGGTGCTGCTGATCGCGCTGGCCGTGCTGTTCCTCCTCCCCTTCTACCTGCTGGTGCGCAACGGGCTCGCCGCCGAGGAGGACATCACCTCGCCGGAGTGGACGTTCTTCCCGTCCGAGGTGCACTGGTCGAACGTGCGGGAGCTGTTCGCCGACCCGGACGTGCCGATGGCGCACGCGCTGCTGAACTCCTCGCTGATCGCCGTGGCCACCACGCTCGGCACGCTGCTCCTCGCCTCCCTCGCCGGCTACGGCCTGGCCCGCATCCCCTACCGGCACGCCGACGCCGTCCTCCACGCGGTCCTGGGCACGCTGCTGGTGCCGGCGGCGGTCACCTTCGTGCCGTCGTTCGTACTGGTGTCGTCGCTGGGCTGGGTCTCCAGCCTGCGCGGCCTGATCGTGCCGACGCTCTTCAGCGCCTTCGCCTGCTTCGTCTTCCGCCAGTACTTCCTGGGCTTCCCGCGCGAACTGGAGGACGCGGCCCAGGTGGACGGCCTGGGCCCCTGGCGCACGTACTGGCTCGTCGTCGTACCGAACTCCCGCCCGGTGTTCGCCGCGGTCGGCACGATCGTCTTCATCGGGGCATGGAACTCGTTCTTGTGGCCGCTGGTGATCGGCCAGGACCGCGACGCCTGGACGGTCCAGGTGGCCCTGTCGACGTTCACCACGGCCCAAGCGGTCAACCTGCACGAACTGTTCGTGGCGGCCGCCGTGTCGGTGCTACCGCTGCTGCTGGTCTTCCTGGTGCTGCAGCGCTACATCGTGGCGGGCGTCGAACGCTCGGGGATCGACGACTGA